The Pyxidicoccus trucidator sequence CGGGGAGTGGCTCGGGCTCCGGGAGGTCGCGCGCCTTGCCCGCCTTCCAGGGCAGGTAGTAGCGCGTCATGAAGTCCTCCTTGTAGTCGCGATAGGAGCTGATGGCCCCCAGCGCTGCCCAGCTGCGTATGAAGAGCCACGCCAGGTCGAGCTGATACGGCAGGAAGCCGCTCCGGGCCCCGCTCGGATAGAGGTGGTGGTTGTTGTGCCACTCACCGGCGACGTACCCCGGCCAGAGCTGGTTGATGGACTGGTCGCGGGTGTTGAAGTCGATACCCTCGCGCCGACGGTCCTTGCCGCCCCCATGCCCGTCGAAGTTGAACGTCCGGACTCCGATGGCCCACACCCCGGACATGCCGAAGAGGGCCAGGGCCAGCGCGTGCCCGCCGATGAGGAAGAACGCGCCGTACCAGAACGCCCAGTTGAGGGCGAAGTGCGCCACCGTGTAGCCCGGGTGACAGAGCGAGCCCCACCGCTGGTACTGCTCATAGCTGTTGAGGTGCACGCCCGTGTGCTTCATCAGCTTGCAGAGCTGGGTGTAATCCTTGGGGCTCAGGTCCTTGCGGATGCCCTGGTGGGTCGCATCCGCCAGGAAGCAGTAGAGAAACCCCGCCTTCGCGTTGTACGGGTCACCCGGCTGCTCCACCAGGCTGTGGTGGACGTGGTGGGAGATGACATACGCCTCATCCACGACAATCTTGATGACCAGGTTGCGGCACAGCTCGCGGAAGAACGCGTTCTTGAACTGGTAGGCACCGTGGGTGGAGTAGCGGTGCAGCCAGATGGTGCCGTGGGTGCCCAGGGCCACCATGCTGTAGACGAAGCCCAGGGCCAGCAGCCACCAGCTGAAGTGGTGGGCGAAGAAGAGGGCGAGTGGGATTCCGAAGCTCAGGCTCGTCAACCAGCTGAAGAACGGCACCCAGTTCTTACGGGAGCGGACGATGTTCAGCCGGGAGAAGAACTCGCGGGTGAGTTCCCGATGGGTCGGAACGTAGAGCTGACCGTCTCTCTCGTAGCCGTAGCTGGGTGGGTCCAGGATGCGATCCAAGAAAGCCATTCATCTCCTTCTGCTTGTTGCCAGTCCCGCGACAGAGGTGTGCGATGAGGAGTCCGCCTGAAGCGGCTCCACATCCGACAG is a genomic window containing:
- a CDS encoding fatty acid desaturase; amino-acid sequence: MAFLDRILDPPSYGYERDGQLYVPTHRELTREFFSRLNIVRSRKNWVPFFSWLTSLSFGIPLALFFAHHFSWWLLALGFVYSMVALGTHGTIWLHRYSTHGAYQFKNAFFRELCRNLVIKIVVDEAYVISHHVHHSLVEQPGDPYNAKAGFLYCFLADATHQGIRKDLSPKDYTQLCKLMKHTGVHLNSYEQYQRWGSLCHPGYTVAHFALNWAFWYGAFFLIGGHALALALFGMSGVWAIGVRTFNFDGHGGGKDRRREGIDFNTRDQSINQLWPGYVAGEWHNNHHLYPSGARSGFLPYQLDLAWLFIRSWAALGAISSYRDYKEDFMTRYYLPWKAGKARDLPEPEPLPESSGVS